A stretch of Peteryoungia algae DNA encodes these proteins:
- the ngg gene encoding N-acetylglutaminylglutamine synthetase: MSKAEKKPATPPRKARRGKAVSHRLTRLRTPGGGSQGSASRSAETAGRNRNVALDCGWGRLLFTPTFDRYEDLLAALREEAPDTRDIAFHVGDPHVLLAQAPQEIFLDPSHTFRLDLSTYRAGGRRPKGVTIRRFSSESDAAGINAVYANCGMVQVREDFFAGERDNRPVTYFVAQDDMTGEIVGTITGIDHHRLFDDPERGASLWCLAVHPQARQPGIGEGLVRILAEHFHARGLAYLDLSVLHDNDKAIGLYEKLGFRRVPLFAVKRKNAINEKFFAQPVEGYEALNPYARLIVNEALRCGIHVEVTDAEGGFFRLSHGGRSIHCRESLSDLTSSVAMSICDDKAVTRRFAEAADLSVPAQLSADAPDAEKQAFLEKHLKLVVKPARGEQGRGISVGISSMEALQAAIRQARQVCDRVLLEACFEGEDLRLVVIDYKLVAAAVRRPPRVIGDGRTSIRKLIDQQSRRRAAATGGESRIPVDAETKRCLAEQDLDLESVLEEGREITVRKAANLHTGGTIHDVTANVHPRLVEAACRIAKAIKIPVVGIDFMVHDPAEPDYVFIEANERPGLANHEPQPTAECFIQLLFPGSRARERRNG; encoded by the coding sequence TCATCGACTGACCCGCCTCCGGACACCCGGGGGCGGCAGCCAGGGCTCGGCCAGCCGATCCGCGGAAACGGCAGGGCGCAACCGCAATGTCGCCCTGGACTGCGGCTGGGGGCGTCTCCTTTTCACACCGACTTTCGACCGCTATGAGGATCTTCTCGCAGCCCTGCGTGAAGAAGCACCTGATACGCGCGACATCGCCTTTCACGTCGGCGATCCCCATGTCCTCCTCGCCCAGGCCCCCCAGGAAATCTTCCTCGATCCGTCACATACCTTCCGGCTCGACCTCTCGACCTATCGTGCCGGTGGCCGCCGCCCCAAGGGCGTCACCATCCGGCGTTTCTCGTCAGAAAGCGATGCTGCGGGCATCAACGCGGTCTATGCGAACTGCGGCATGGTCCAGGTGCGCGAGGATTTCTTCGCCGGCGAGCGCGACAACAGGCCGGTGACCTATTTCGTCGCGCAGGACGATATGACCGGCGAGATCGTCGGAACCATCACCGGCATTGACCACCACCGCCTGTTCGACGACCCGGAACGCGGTGCCTCGCTCTGGTGCCTCGCGGTTCACCCCCAGGCTCGCCAGCCGGGCATCGGCGAAGGCCTGGTGCGCATCCTCGCCGAACATTTCCATGCGCGGGGCCTCGCCTATCTCGATCTCTCGGTCCTGCATGACAACGACAAGGCGATCGGACTGTATGAAAAGCTCGGCTTCCGCCGCGTGCCGCTCTTTGCGGTGAAACGCAAAAACGCCATCAACGAAAAATTCTTTGCCCAGCCTGTCGAAGGCTATGAGGCACTCAACCCTTATGCCCGCCTGATCGTCAATGAGGCGCTGCGCTGCGGCATTCATGTCGAGGTAACAGACGCCGAAGGTGGGTTCTTCCGTCTGAGCCATGGCGGGCGCAGCATTCACTGTCGCGAAAGCCTCTCGGATCTTACTTCCTCGGTCGCCATGTCGATCTGCGATGACAAGGCGGTCACCCGCCGCTTCGCCGAGGCAGCCGATCTCAGCGTGCCGGCGCAGCTCTCTGCGGATGCACCCGATGCCGAAAAGCAGGCATTTCTGGAAAAGCACCTCAAGCTGGTGGTCAAGCCCGCCCGCGGAGAGCAGGGCCGAGGCATTTCGGTCGGCATCTCTTCGATGGAGGCCTTGCAGGCCGCAATCCGTCAGGCCCGTCAGGTCTGCGACCGCGTGCTTCTGGAAGCCTGCTTCGAAGGCGAGGACCTGCGCCTCGTCGTCATCGATTACAAGCTCGTTGCCGCCGCCGTCCGTCGTCCACCGCGCGTGATCGGCGATGGTCGCACCTCGATCCGCAAGCTGATCGACCAGCAATCTCGCCGCCGGGCTGCCGCGACAGGGGGAGAGAGCCGTATCCCTGTCGATGCCGAGACGAAGCGATGCCTTGCCGAGCAGGACCTCGATCTCGAAAGCGTGCTCGAAGAGGGCCGCGAGATTACCGTGCGAAAGGCGGCCAATCTCCATACCGGCGGCACGATCCACGACGTCACGGCAAATGTCCATCCCAGGCTCGTCGAAGCCGCTTGCCGGATCGCCAAAGCGATCAAGATCCCGGTCGTCGGCATCGATTTCATGGTCCATGATCCTGCCGAACCCGACTATGTTTTCATTGAGGCCAATGAGCGCCCCGGGCTTGCCAATCACGAACCGCAACCGACGGCCGAATGTTTCATCCAGCTGCTGTTCCCCGGCAGCCGCGCCCGCGAGCGCCGAAACGGCTGA
- a CDS encoding ferritin-like domain-containing protein: protein MAEDRRSLFVTGLRNAHAMENQAISIIKPQLSRIENYPQVARRLEQHLRETEVQLKRLEDILASLDEEHSTIKDWMLSAGASMAALGHAMANDEILKNSFANQAFENYEIAAYNSLLVMAEMGGFHGAMSALQQNLVEEETMAEWLRENLREVTTEFVSRQEAGEDAKV from the coding sequence ATGGCAGAGGACAGACGTTCGCTCTTCGTCACCGGCCTGCGCAATGCGCATGCAATGGAAAACCAGGCAATCTCGATCATCAAACCACAGCTCTCTCGGATCGAGAACTATCCTCAAGTGGCACGGCGCCTCGAGCAGCACCTGCGGGAAACGGAAGTGCAATTGAAACGGCTGGAAGACATTCTCGCCAGCCTCGACGAGGAGCACTCGACCATCAAGGACTGGATGCTTTCGGCCGGTGCCAGCATGGCGGCCCTTGGCCACGCCATGGCGAACGACGAGATCCTGAAGAATTCCTTCGCCAACCAGGCTTTCGAGAATTACGAGATCGCCGCCTATAATTCATTGCTGGTCATGGCGGAAATGGGTGGGTTTCACGGCGCGATGAGCGCTCTGCAGCAGAACCTCGTGGAAGAGGAAACCATGGCCGAGTGGCTGCGGGAGAATCTCCGTGAGGTGACGACCGAATTCGTCTCGCGGCAGGAGGCGGGCGAAGACGCGAAGGTATGA
- a CDS encoding YihY/virulence factor BrkB family protein produces the protein MPPVTPSSPHVATTPVADERGRHAQSPETIPLRGLWDVSLRLMARLTSDRVMLAAAGVSFYMMLSLFPGLAALVSLYGLIADPTTIAGRLDFLSELLPADGVAMILDQLQSLADENDSTLSIGFLAGLGVSLFSARNGMVALFEAMNIAYKETEKRGFIHTTFLAIAFTLGAMAILAVIVTVLAILPMIISVVLISERAEMLVGLIRWPILMSVVWLGTVMVYRYGPSRENAKLRWLTWGTLLSSLAWLVMSIGFSFYLENFADFNATYGTLGTFIGLMFWTWLSVVILIVGAMMNAELEHQTAEDTTTGPTQPMGLRGAHVADTLGPSQ, from the coding sequence ATGCCGCCAGTCACGCCTTCATCCCCTCACGTCGCGACCACCCCTGTGGCAGACGAAAGGGGCCGGCATGCGCAGAGCCCGGAAACCATTCCCCTGCGCGGCCTGTGGGATGTGTCGCTGAGGCTCATGGCTCGGCTGACCTCCGACCGGGTCATGCTGGCGGCGGCGGGTGTATCGTTTTACATGATGCTGTCCCTGTTTCCCGGGCTTGCGGCGCTTGTTTCACTTTACGGGTTGATTGCAGACCCCACCACGATCGCTGGTCGGCTTGATTTTCTCTCCGAACTGCTGCCGGCAGACGGCGTGGCGATGATCCTGGACCAGCTACAGTCCCTCGCGGACGAAAACGACAGCACCTTGAGCATCGGCTTTCTTGCGGGTCTCGGCGTTTCGCTGTTCAGCGCCCGCAACGGCATGGTAGCCCTCTTCGAGGCGATGAACATTGCCTATAAGGAAACGGAGAAGCGCGGCTTCATCCACACCACGTTTCTGGCCATCGCGTTCACCCTCGGGGCCATGGCCATCCTCGCCGTCATCGTCACGGTGCTCGCAATCCTGCCGATGATCATTTCCGTCGTCCTCATTTCCGAACGGGCCGAGATGCTGGTCGGGCTGATCCGTTGGCCGATCCTGATGAGCGTCGTCTGGCTCGGGACCGTCATGGTCTATCGATACGGGCCGAGCCGGGAAAACGCCAAGCTGCGATGGCTCACCTGGGGCACGCTGCTCAGTTCGCTCGCCTGGCTGGTCATGTCGATCGGCTTCTCCTTCTATCTGGAGAATTTCGCCGACTTCAACGCCACGTATGGCACACTCGGCACCTTTATAGGCCTGATGTTCTGGACCTGGCTTTCCGTGGTCATCCTGATCGTCGGAGCGATGATGAACGCGGAACTCGAACATCAGACGGCCGAGGATACAACGACGGGGCCGACCCAGCCAATGGGACTTCGGGGCGCCCATGTCGCCGACACGCTCGGCCCGTCGCAATAG